One Cervus canadensis isolate Bull #8, Minnesota chromosome 31, ASM1932006v1, whole genome shotgun sequence genomic region harbors:
- the LOC122432274 gene encoding collagen alpha-1(I) chain-like, which produces MAPPGSGRAIRPHLCPQRVSLSRRSARARPPALPRKGCVGGSALPLAAELVTPSAASAGWRPSARVCAVQAPRGGRDALGTAPALRAELSVLKVKPGSLPHPRAWLRDTYETLVGLVRCPACPGVSMLTARAVPAWRGKQMEMQSAVKSTACQSSCCSHIASVYAGERPQGSESRNQGSVSVPLAVASDEPSGVGGLGGIAASGSGDPVPSITTKRDITQTGPDLVPLQHGPVLHGVTDPEELKGEQVEINVCIRHLEDSQGGLHRAKGLGHGQHPGAGPSLPGFPPGPLALISLELCKEALPHTAPPSETKGPARLTSPHTRTLRADLDTQPRRDTNLKGQGAGPREGGRRAALSTSERAAQPGSPQPRKELEGARRMARDVAHGPRGPLHAHSGAWCPRVRSPGPPGTQLEPRETVLPGAQRRRPCPQLAADVGGLEGIHRASPPDCPAYKSTGHGSPAVLSRQGCPRSSHCVSPFPSGQDSGDASAWLGRHTQVFAQMPGISVKARSNPSDKHRWWPVWSVSGADSEKRKCWATLPAQQPASPQQCRLHQEGLPGGRGGPRGVRKAVREGPPTRFLWRRDGCSGGSAARPWPPVSQARAAPSTGPGTPRELEVTGPAGRKRGHWAGPPPQGASGLGRGARGAGLAPPRRLRPLRPRAGSGWSPPASGSRARGVPAPPPPLGTPEPEPGGTPHPTASRATGRSPRAPHRPRPGGHPCPGQCPLSDPGPNYPPPPGPYSRCLPLGAHPYLAGPRRALHPAPSRARGAEPSPGSPTRARRPLPRTCKNAGGGRAASRAPARAPAGARASFRVPATPVGPASAPGAPGPGSARSAAAAAGPGTHRVLEAAPGAGGSEKRAEAGTRAGGRPQPGAGSACSGARRRAPAPGRQPRALAARLTLSWTGRSRGQPAGRAGGAGCGLDPSHRVQTEFESNSSATTERETETWPPTSRSPQRGRGAQDDGGPSEPGPRTSGSSRTRGNMSLIPGPG; this is translated from the exons ATGGCTCCTCCGGGCTCCGGGCGCGCGATCAGACCTCACTTGTGTCCACAGCGGGTTTCGCTCTCGCGCCGCTCGGCtcgcgcccgcccgcccgctcTCCCGAGAAAGGGGTGTGTCGGCGGGAGCGCGCTCCCGCTCGCGGCTGAACTTGTGACCCCCAGCGCGGCCTCCGCGGGCTGGCGGCCGTCTGCCCGGGTCTGTGCGGTCCAGGCTCCGCGCGGCGGACGGGACGCTCTGGGCACGGCTCCCGCTCTGCGGGCCGAGCTGTCGG TTTTGAAGGTGAAGCCCGGGTCTTTGCCGCATCCGCGTGCCTGGCTGAGGGACACCTACGAGACGCTGGTGGGTCTGGTCCGCTGCCCAGCGTGTCCAGGGGTCAGCATGCTGACGGCGCGGGCTGTCCCAGCCTGGAGAGGGAAGCAGATGGAGATGCAG agcGCCGTCAAGAGCACGGCCTGCCAGTCCTCCTGCTGCAGCCACATTGCCTCAGTTTATGCGGGAGAGAGGCCCCAAGGGTCAGAGAGCCGAAATCAGGGGAGCGTCTCTGTGCCCTTGGCTGTCGCCAGTGACGAGCCATCTGG AGTGGGGGGACTCGGGGGCATTGCTGCTTCGGGCTCCGGGGACCCTGTGCCTTCAATCACCACCAAACGTGACATCACACAGACAGGACCCGACTTGGTGCCGTTACAACATGGTCCTGTGCTCCACGGAGTCACAGACCCCGAGGAGCTGAAAGGAGAACAGGTGGAGATAAACGTGTGCATTCGTCACTTGGAAGACTCccaa GGTGGGCTCCACCGCGCCAAGGGCCTGGGCCATGGCCAGCACCCGGGGGCGGGGCCCTCTCTCCCAGGCTTTCCGCCTGGGCCGCTGGCCTTGATCTCTTTAGAGTTATGCAAGGAAGCCCTGCCCCACACCGCCCCGCCCTCGGAGACCAAAGGGCCAGCGAGGCTGACTTCTCCCCACACGAGGACCCTGCGCGCGGACCTGGACACCCAGCCTCGGCGGGACACGAACCTCAAGGGCCAGGGCGCCGGGCCGCGGGAGGGTGGGCGGAGGGCCGCACTCAGCACCTCGGAGCGGGCAGCTCAGCCTGGGAGCCCGCAGCCGCGGAAGGAGCTGGAGGGGGCGCGCCGGATGGCGCGGGACGTGGCCCATGGTCCCCGAGGCCCCTTG CACGCACACTCAGGGGCCTGGTGCCCACGTGTGAGAAGTCCGGGGCCTCCGGGGACCCAGCTGGAGCCCAGAGAGACAGTGCTGCCAGGGGCCCAGCGCCGCCGCCCGTGCCCCCAGCTGGCAGCGGATGTGGGCGGCCTCGAGGGCATCCATCGAGCTTCCCCGCCAGACTGCCCAGCCTACAAGTCTACAGGGCACGGCAGCCCTGCAGTTTTGAGCCGGCAG GGCTGCCCACGGAGCAGCCACTGCGTGTCGCCCTTCCCATCTGGACAGGACAGTGGCGATGCATCAGCCTGGCTGGGCCGCCACACCCAGGTGTTTGCTCAAATGCCAGGTatttctgtgaag GCACGTTCCAACCCAAGCGACAAGCACCGCTGGTGGCCCGTCTGGTCGGTCAGTGGGGCAGACTCCGAGAAAAGAAAGTGCTGGGCTACCTTGCCAGCCCAGCAGCCCGCGAGCCCCCAGCAATGCCGGCTGCACCAGGAGGGGCTCCCGGGGGGTCGTGGAGGGCCCCGGGGGGTCCGCAAGGCA gtCCGGGAGGGCCCTCCCACCCGCTTCCTGTGGCGCCGAGACGGATGCTCCGGAGGCAGCGCGGCCCGGCCATGGCCGCCCGTGAGCCAGGCCCGCGCAGCGCCGAGCACAGGCCCAGGCACTCCTCGGGAGCTGGAAGTGACCGGCCCCGCTGGCCGCAAACGTGGCCACTGGGCCGGGCCGCCTCCCCAAGGAGCGTCCGGCctggggcgcggggcgcggggcgcgggccTGGCTCCTCCCCGCCGGCTCCGGCCGCTCCGCCCCCGAGCTGGCTCCGGCTGG TCGCCCCCCGCTTCCGGCAGCAGGGCCCGGGGAGTCCCCGCGCCGCCCCCTCCACTAGGCACCCCGGAGCCGGAGCCGGGCGGCACCCCACACCCCACGGCAAGCAGGGCCACCGGGCGGTCTCCCCGCGCTCCCCACCGCCCCCGCCCGGGCGGCCACCCCTGTCCCGGGCAGTGCCCACTCTCGGACCCCGGGCCCAATTACCCTCCGCCTCCTGGGCCGTATAGCCGCTGCCTGCCCCTGGGGGCCCACCCCTACCTCGCAGGTCCGCGCCGCGCCCTCCACCCGGCGCCCTCCCGCGCCCGGGGTGCGGAGCCCTCGCCGGGGTCCCCGACGCGCGCGCGCCGGCCTCTCCCGCGCACCTGTAAGAACGCCGGGGGCGGGCGGGCTGCCTCCCGCGCACCTGCGCGAGCGCCCGCGGGGGCCCGCGCGTCTTTCCGGGTCCCCGCGACGCCAGTCGGCCCAGCGAGTGCCCCCGGCGCCCCCGGCCCGGGCAGCGCGCGCTCGGCCGCCGCGGCGGCGGGGCCCGGCACTCACCGCGTCCTGGAGGCCGCGCCGGGCGCTGGCGGATCTGAGAAACGCGCCGAGGCGGGGACGCGGGCGGGAGGGCGGCCGCAGCCCGGGGCCGGGAGCGCGTGCTCGGGAGCGCGCCGGCGCGCCCCGGCCCCCGGCCGCCAGCCCAGAGCCCTCGCCGCTCGCTTAACCCTTTCCTGGACAGGGAGGTCCCGCGGCCAGCCGGCTGGACGCGCGGGAGGCGCGGGCTGCGGCCTGGACCCCTCGCACCGCGTACAGACTGAGTTTGAATCCAACAGCTCCGCCACTACCGAGCGAGAAACAG AAACGTGGCCCCCCACCTCCAGGTCCCCGCAGCGGGGACGGGGCGCGCAGGACGACGGGGGGCCCTCCGAACCTGGACCGCGAACCTCGGGGAGCAGCAGGACACGAG ggaacatgagtttgatccctggtccaggatga